A region of Argentina anserina chromosome 5, drPotAnse1.1, whole genome shotgun sequence DNA encodes the following proteins:
- the LOC126794791 gene encoding transcription factor MYC4-like isoform X1: protein MEEVNFNSSCSPLPYGICQETSANTLQQRLQLILQNRQQSWVYSIFWQASNDGSGVLSLSWAGGHFRDITDFSSKRLNNNYQPNFGLDLETPKKVFNRQVEALFEEDMNVDINEDVTDSEWFYFYSISLTQSFAATPGKNNILGHAFCSGAFVWSAGDHDLQFYECERVKEARMSGIQTLVCIPTPDGVIELASLDVIKEDWCFVQNAKSIFGLDKNHKITTSSRVSTSHRGRVHIPQLQNAVLTGSDQKEWTTQEGGTKENVNLVSQSSSDSGPSEYTSKTQVRKRGRSAKCEGESPMNHVEAERQRREKLNNRFYALRSVVPNVSKMDKASLLSDAVVYINTLKTKIDDLEAKMKAQSKKPKRSNVSDTTVENNQCASSLIYRAAAVTEVDVKIVGSEAMIRVRCPDIVDYPNARLMNALKDLELHIHHASISCVSNFMLQDVVGRVPDGFKNEEAMKTAITNRFHN, encoded by the exons ATGGAAGAAGTTAATTTCAATTCATCCTGTTCTCCACTACCCTATGGCATTTGTCAAGAAACCTCTGCAAACACACTTCAACAACGGCTACAGTTGATACTTCAAAACCGGCAGCAATCCTGGGTCTACTCTATTTTCTGGCAAGCCTCGAATGACGGCAGCGGCGTCCTTTCGTTATCATGGGCTGGTGGTCATTTTAGAGACATCACAGACTTCTCATCCAAGAGGTTGAATAACAATTACCAGCCGAACTTTGGGTTGGATTTAGAGACGCCGAAGAAGGTGTTCAACCGACAAGTCGAAGCTTTGTTCGAGGAAGACATGAACGTGGACATTAATGAAGATGTGACTGACTCGGAGTGGTTTTACTTCTACAGCATTTCTTTGACACAGTCCTTTGCTGCAACCCCTGGGAAGAACAATATACTTGGACATGCATTTTGTTCCGGTGCTTTTGTATGGTCGGCAGGAGATCACGACCTTCAGTTTTATGAGTGCGAGAGAGTTAAAGAGGCTCGCATGTCTGGAATTCAAACACTTGTTTGTATTCCTACGCCCGATGGGGTGATTGAACTCGCCTCTTTGGATGTGATCAAAGAAGATTGGTGTTTTGTGCAGAACGCAAAGTCAATTTTTGGACTTGACAAGAATCACAAGATCACAACCAGCAGCCGCGTCTCAACTTCACACCGGGGTCGTGTTCATATTCCTCAGCTGCAAAACGCTGTGCTTACAGGATCTGATCAAAAGGAGTGGACGACACAAG AAGGTGGTACGAAAGAAAATGTCAACCTGGTTAGTCAATCATCATCTGACTCCGGGCCTTCCGAGTATACATCGAAAACTCAagtgagaaagagaggaagatCAGCTAAATGCGAGGGCGAGTCACCAATGAATCATGTGGAGGCGGAGAGACAACGACGGGAAAAGCTTAATAACCGATTCTATGCCCTCCGATCTGTCGTTCCTAATGTATCGAAGATGGATAAAGCTTCTTTACTCTCTGATGCAGTTGTATACATCAATACTCTCAAGACAAAGATTGATGATTTGGAAGCAAAAATGAAAGCACAATCCAAGAAACCCAAACGAAGTAACGTGAGTGATACTACTGTTGAAAACAATCAATGCGCCAGCTCCTTGATTTATAGAGCCGCTGCTGTTACAGAGGTGGATGTGAAGATTGTAGGCTCCGAAGCCATGATTCGAGTCCGATGTCCAGATATTGTGGACTATCCAAATGCTAGATTGATGAATGCACTCAAAGACCTTGAATTACATATTCATCATGCAAGCATATCCTGTGTGAGCAACTTCATGCTTCAAGATGTTGTTGGAAGAGTTCCCGATGGATTCAAAAACGAGGAGGCCATGAAAACTGCTATTACAAATAGGTTTCATAACTAG
- the LOC126794791 gene encoding transcription factor MYC4-like isoform X2, giving the protein MEEVNFNSSCSPLPYGICQETSANTLQQRLQLILQNRQQSWVYSIFWQASNDGSGVLSLSWAGGHFRDITDFSSKRLNNNYQPNFGLDLETPKKVFNRQVEALFEEDMNVDINEDVTDSEWFYFYSISLTQSFAATPGKNNILGHAFCSGAFVWSAGDHDLQFYECERVKEARMSGIQTLVCIPTPDGVIELASLDVIKEDWCFVQNAKSIFGLDKNHKITTSSRVSTSHRGRVHIPQLQNAVLTGSDQKEWTTQGGTKENVNLVSQSSSDSGPSEYTSKTQVRKRGRSAKCEGESPMNHVEAERQRREKLNNRFYALRSVVPNVSKMDKASLLSDAVVYINTLKTKIDDLEAKMKAQSKKPKRSNVSDTTVENNQCASSLIYRAAAVTEVDVKIVGSEAMIRVRCPDIVDYPNARLMNALKDLELHIHHASISCVSNFMLQDVVGRVPDGFKNEEAMKTAITNRFHN; this is encoded by the exons ATGGAAGAAGTTAATTTCAATTCATCCTGTTCTCCACTACCCTATGGCATTTGTCAAGAAACCTCTGCAAACACACTTCAACAACGGCTACAGTTGATACTTCAAAACCGGCAGCAATCCTGGGTCTACTCTATTTTCTGGCAAGCCTCGAATGACGGCAGCGGCGTCCTTTCGTTATCATGGGCTGGTGGTCATTTTAGAGACATCACAGACTTCTCATCCAAGAGGTTGAATAACAATTACCAGCCGAACTTTGGGTTGGATTTAGAGACGCCGAAGAAGGTGTTCAACCGACAAGTCGAAGCTTTGTTCGAGGAAGACATGAACGTGGACATTAATGAAGATGTGACTGACTCGGAGTGGTTTTACTTCTACAGCATTTCTTTGACACAGTCCTTTGCTGCAACCCCTGGGAAGAACAATATACTTGGACATGCATTTTGTTCCGGTGCTTTTGTATGGTCGGCAGGAGATCACGACCTTCAGTTTTATGAGTGCGAGAGAGTTAAAGAGGCTCGCATGTCTGGAATTCAAACACTTGTTTGTATTCCTACGCCCGATGGGGTGATTGAACTCGCCTCTTTGGATGTGATCAAAGAAGATTGGTGTTTTGTGCAGAACGCAAAGTCAATTTTTGGACTTGACAAGAATCACAAGATCACAACCAGCAGCCGCGTCTCAACTTCACACCGGGGTCGTGTTCATATTCCTCAGCTGCAAAACGCTGTGCTTACAGGATCTGATCAAAAGGAGTGGACGACACAAG GTGGTACGAAAGAAAATGTCAACCTGGTTAGTCAATCATCATCTGACTCCGGGCCTTCCGAGTATACATCGAAAACTCAagtgagaaagagaggaagatCAGCTAAATGCGAGGGCGAGTCACCAATGAATCATGTGGAGGCGGAGAGACAACGACGGGAAAAGCTTAATAACCGATTCTATGCCCTCCGATCTGTCGTTCCTAATGTATCGAAGATGGATAAAGCTTCTTTACTCTCTGATGCAGTTGTATACATCAATACTCTCAAGACAAAGATTGATGATTTGGAAGCAAAAATGAAAGCACAATCCAAGAAACCCAAACGAAGTAACGTGAGTGATACTACTGTTGAAAACAATCAATGCGCCAGCTCCTTGATTTATAGAGCCGCTGCTGTTACAGAGGTGGATGTGAAGATTGTAGGCTCCGAAGCCATGATTCGAGTCCGATGTCCAGATATTGTGGACTATCCAAATGCTAGATTGATGAATGCACTCAAAGACCTTGAATTACATATTCATCATGCAAGCATATCCTGTGTGAGCAACTTCATGCTTCAAGATGTTGTTGGAAGAGTTCCCGATGGATTCAAAAACGAGGAGGCCATGAAAACTGCTATTACAAATAGGTTTCATAACTAG